The nucleotide sequence ataagttctccaaatggatcgaggctcgcccgatcaatcaaatcaaatccaagcaagcggtgctgttcttcatggacatcatccacaggttcggggttccgaacaccatcatcaccgacaacgggacacagttcaccggccaaaaattccTGACATTCTGTGATGACCATCACATCTgtgtggcctagtcggccgtaggacacccaaggacaaacggccaagtagaacgtgctgacggcatgatcctacaaggcctcaagccaagaatttacaatcggttgaagaagtttggcaagaaatggctcgccgaactcccatcggtcatctggagcctgaggaacactccaagccgagccatggggttcacacctttcttcctggtctatggagccgaggctatcctccccactgacttggaatatggttccccgaggctacaggcctacaacgagcaaagcaaccgcaccacccgcgaaGATGCCCTCGAgcaactggaggaagcctgagatgTGGCAccactacattcggccaagtaccagcaagccctaagGCACTATCAGGCCCGAAGCATTCGAAGtcgagacctgaaggtaggcgacctagtgctgaggctaaggcagagcaacaagggccaccacaagctgaccccgccgtgggaaggaccgtacatcatcgcccaagtactgaagcctaggacctacaagctagccaacgagaagggtgaaatcctcacctacgcttggaacatagaacagctacgttgcttttacccttaaatttccaagcattgtatacattgtttctcaaaatacaattaagaaacgttctttagttgttctaattcttCGAGAAACCCCGCGAGCCCATCAAAGGCCTCGACATTACGATAACGTCACAAGGGAGACACAGCTCTGCTTTTGCAGAAtggagcctccctcgggggctagatgggggattcccccctaagtcccatgcaccatttttagtcgtttttcgaaaaaaaatcctacgccaaaactctctagcacgctctgatgaATCGGTTgcgaaaaacccaaggaccgaaagtctgtctcagggccagaaggctGGTAGAGTTGCGAGATagcctacgcctctaggctacgacactccctcaccacctttcgcccaaggggcggcttaggttccaagggggcttttttttgcaaaagacatctgatcagagacaatagagggcagaggctcggaaatacaagaaaaatgattaagaagaacgattactttaaaaaaggcctcaaaggccacaagcgtcatgatacaaagttaatccctagtctatttacatggcccctcgggcctaggtcaaggctcagggccttcggCATCGGCggacggcgggggagggaccacctccttttcaaacagcttggccagcgctgTGCTAGGGCCcttcgccgcctccatcagcttcacgaccacctcgtcggcctcctcatcatcgtcgGGCAGGACGttgccatcgctgatggcttggaggtcaacgccAATGTAGTGCGAAGCGATGATGGCCAGCGCGCGCTTAACGCCCatatgcagcgcccctcggagtcgctcgcccACTtgaccgctcaacgcaatcaggcggctcccaagagAGCTTCCTGACTGGACCCCCCCgacttccagggcctcgcaggcgttGCGGGTGGCGCTCTTCAGCGCATCATGCTCCCCAATCTCAGTttcaagcaccgcctgcactgcggcggaggccttggctacctgggtgacctccttctctagctctaCGCCAAATGCAACAGAACAAGGTTGAGCGCAAAGGAGTACAAGCCAAAACAAGGGTAGAAGTCTACggaactcaccctcggccttccgcccccagcgtcgggcctcgacctgagaggcctcggctttctccttccaacaCTGGGCCTTGGCCCGAGAcgccttggccttctccttcaggtgctgggcctcgacccgagcagcctcggctgccctggaagcctctctccctagctctgcgttacaccagggagttagggagcgaacacaagaaaagcgaataaaacgaggggaataggactcacccttggcctttcccctccagaccacagcctcggtccgggaggccttagccaccgtaagggcctcatccaaggcgccttttgttagctggtgcgcactctgctccacctctagctgcccagcaaggaccttgcccgaggccgtggcttctccagcccaggacctgaaggcgtcccgctcaccggccacgcgggttagctcctcctccaactccttggcCCGCGCCGCCAAACGGGAGACCTGCTCCTAGGCCATAGCTGCCTTGACCTTTgcatcagcacaacgaaggcggaggtcctccacttccacgCTCTGCGCCACCAGAAGTTCGTTAGCgccggcaagcaggcccttctaccgctggagctggtcccagacgtctctctcccaccggagaaagactgacttcccgAGGGACTGGGTCTCAAGCTCCTAGGTAAGCAGAACTAGGGGCATTCACTAtaagaaaactcggaaaaagacaacactgcaaaagaaaaaaaagtgcAAACCTGGGCGACTCTaggcagatcgtcggccaccacAGACAGCGCCGTTGGTAGTGACCACTCTGCTAGCTGGCGGTAtcgctcgaaggtgtcccagcaccTGCCCTCGGCCACGTCTttgagggcaaacagaggctccccctcagggtcatcctggctctgccacaggacacgtgggtgatcccacctgcGGGGCTCGGGTCaaacccgcacgagggccgagcttccctcgcccggaGATGGAACCGGCTGCTCCACGACATCGgccacctcggcgtcgaccacctcctgtgCCCGAGAAGTATTGTCGaaggagatcggatggacctccacCTCTCGGGCACCCTCCCGCGACgacggcgggccttgaaccaagggtgccaccgaggcctccgccgccttcatctccacttcttggGCCGACAACCTCGCCGCAATCACATCGGCCTCGGTAGTCCTAGGAGCTTCGGCCTCTGCCATCATGGCcttggtggtcccgggggctccggcctccgccatcgtggcctcggtggtcgcgggGGCTCCGGCCACCGCTGCTGCGACATCGGCAGTCCTAGGCGCcctggcctccgtcgcctcagcctccgAGACCCTGGGGACCTCGATCGTGGTGGCCTCGGCAACTGCGGGCACCTCGGCCCCATCCAACTCACGGGCCTCGCCATCGTggggcggaggcgctccctcccccgtctgtgtTGGGGCCACGctggtagcccctccttgggtggccgactccttcgggtcggccctcgccgatgccaTGCCACGTTGTAGGGTGGCCTGCGCCTCCGCCAGCTAGTGGGCAGTGGAGCCAGGGTTCACCTTGAgcaccttaaggggcgccaaggtaggcacctccgcggGTCGCTTCCGGCTAAAGACAACacttacagggtcagcacgagacaaaAGAACGAACGAGAAACGCGGCGGCTCCaccaaaaatacgcttacctcgagcggggctgcaaccgctttGGCACAGCGACCCTCATCTataaaggcggcggcggcggcaggggcaCGGCCTCTGTATCTGTCGGCGCCGGCCGGTCCTCGACGGGCCCCGacaccccctcggtcctctgcgggggcagttgcatcacccccgccgccacctgctccaccattgccgttgagcccaccgggctgacggcacgctttcccagcgcccgcgcctcgggcatgtcggcctcggccccgaggCGGGCGATTGCCGACCCCGggacagctcctcctcctccccctgggagcgctgggctgcttgccgacgccccgggcaccgtctccccgacgtcagggagatggtctaggggaccccgccccatctcgacctcgtcatccccgtccgaggcataCGTTGATagcgacggcgacggggactcctccaacgggagaccatccttcctttgctgccggtggcgcttatccagttcctcgcgcgcgaggatcttcttcgtgcgcttcgcctccttggcgtccttccgctttttctatgcctcggcgtgcgcccgatTGACCGCCCGctgcctcg is from Miscanthus floridulus cultivar M001 chromosome 7, ASM1932011v1, whole genome shotgun sequence and encodes:
- the LOC136465465 gene encoding uncharacterized protein, translated to MASARADPKESATQGGATSVAPTQTGEGAPPPHDGEARELDGAEVPAVAEATTIEVPRVSEAEATEARAPRTADVAAAVAGAPATTEATMAEAGAPGTTKAMMAEAEAPRTTEADVIAARLSAQEVEMKAAEASVAPLVQGPPSSREGAREVEVHPISFDNTSRAQEVVDAEVADVVEQPVPSPGEGSSALVRLEKEVTQVAKASAAVQAVLETEIGEHDALKSATRNACEALEVGGVQSGSSLGSRLIALSGQVGERLRGALHMGVKRALAIIASHYIGVDLQAISDGNVLPDDDEEADEVVVKLMEAAKGPSTALAKLFEKEVVPPPPSADAEGPEP